The segment GTGTCTAATTATGCGATTCGCCCTATTCTCTTCGTAAGCTAAAAAATAGAAGTTAACCTTTTTCAGGTTAAGACATCGTGTTTTGAAATGAAAAAAAGTTTGCCCCAATCCGAATCTTATGAGGAATCAAGAAGAAAGCTATATGTATGCGAGTGAAACTAAGAAATAATGGCCCCAGGATAGAGATATTGCCATAGAACATCTACGGCCGGGAGACTTGGTTTCAAATGAATGCTTATCTTTGGGATGTATAAGTTGGTTGCATAAAGATATCTATGATGTTCTTCCAGGCTTTATTGCTCCGTAAGGATGAAGGGCTGGTTTATGGCAACAAACAAGGGAGATGAGATAAAGAAGTCGACTGACTTCAGGTTTGTGTAGTAATAGTTAACCTTTTTAGAATAAGATAATTAACGGATTATGAAGAATTTTTTGTTATTATGTGTGTTATCGGCTGCAGGATTACTCCTGTCAGCATGCACGAGTGAGCCGAAAGAAGAACCTATTGGCTCTGTTATCGAACGTGGATTGAAGACAGCTACAGATCAAGCCTTACCTATGACCAAAGAATTGGAAAACCAGGAGGGAAAATTACCCAAGTCGATGAAAGATGGTAAGCTGGAAACCAGCGATTACAGTTGGTGGTGCAGTGGATTTTTCCCTGGAGAATTATGGTACTTGTATGAAGCGAATCCGACACCTGAATTGAAAAAGTATGCTGAGTTATATACCGCTCGGGTAGAAAAAGCAAAGACAATTACTAATAATCATGACGTTGGTTTTATGTTGAATTGCAGCTATGGTAATGGTTATCGTCTGACGGGTAACCCGAAGTATAAAGAAGTCATGATAGAAGGTGCTCATTCGCTAGCCACACGTTATAATCCGCAATTAGGATTAATGCGCTCGTGGGATTCCGATAAACAGAAGTGGCAGTATGCGGTCATCATTGACAACATGATGAACTTGGAATTCCTGATGTGGGCAGGTCGTGCAACGGGTGATAGTACCTTCACCCAAATGGCCATTTCGCATGCAGACAAGACAATGGCCAATCATTTCCGCCCGGATTATAGTAGTTATCATGTCGTATCATACGATACTTTGACAGCCCAGCCACACATCAAACAAACCCATCAGGGATATGCCGATGAATCAGCTTGGGCTCGCGGTCAGGCATGGGCATTATATGGTTACACAATGATGTACCGCGAAGCCAAGAAACAGGCTTATTTGGAACAGGCCAACCACATTGCTCAATTCTTGATGAATCATCCTAACATGCCGGCTGATAAGATTCCTTATTGGGATTTCGACTGTCCTGATATTCCTCATACAGTGCGTGATGCCTCTGCGGCTGCTATCATGGCTTCCGCCCTCATTGAATTGAGTCAGTTTAATCCCAATGATTTCGGTAAGCAATGCCTTAACTTTGCCGAACAACAGATTCGTTCGCTGACTTCTCCAGCTTATCTGGCAACACCGGGGACGAATGCAAACTTTGCCATCATGCACTGTACAGGTCATCTTCCGGGAAACAGCGAAGTGGATGTGCCTCTGAGTTATGCTGATTATTATTATGTTGAAGCTTTACTCCGTTTGCGGAATGTGTTGAATATTGGCTGATAAATGCACGAACTGCCTAAAAACAACTTAGGCTGTAACACCTGAAGAACAGTTTGTTTTCGTAAGTTGTCTCAAGAGTAAAAAACATATGAAGAAAATCAAAGAATTATCTGTAAAGAGCACTTTAATCAACAATTAAACGCCTCCTTATAGGAGACTTTCTATTAATACAATTAATCATTAAACAAGCAATCATTATGGCAGCAATCTAATATGTTTCTATTACAACCAATATTGTATGATGTTCAATTTCAATCAAGAAAGAACTTTCATATCCGTAGTTATATATAATATGGGTCGTCTTACTATCCCATCCATATTTGGATAGATCTCAGACAGATGTGTGCTCACTTCTTCCGTGAGGTCATCAAGTGAATAGTTGTGATATTGATTACTTGAAAGTTCATTAAGTATTCTATATCTTGTCATTGCGTTTTTATTTGTCAGCATATATGGTATGTTATAATGAGTTATATGTAACTTGCAATAGATCATCCATTTCCATGTATCGGGACTTATCTTGATAAAGAATAGCTGTAAATGTTTTTGGAAGAGCAGCATAACCATTACAAGCGGCCCATAACATCATAGCATATTTTTTTTCTGTATATTTTTTGTTTAACATATATCGTTCGATTTGGTCAAAGCCAAAAGGCTTCAAGAAGAATGCCATGATAGCTTGAAGAATAGGCATGCCATCTGGAATGAGGAATCCGCTGATTGCATTATGCTTATATTTCCAGTAGTTTCTCAAACATGTGATGATTTTTATTCCGTTCTCTGTTGTGGACGATACACATGTTTTATATACATTTGCTGCATTTTCTATTAATGATAAGATATATGCATCAGAGATTGGTTCTAAAGTATCCCTTTCTATTAATATTTTAAGTAATACATTGAAGAACTCTATTTCCGCTTTGTCAGCTGTGGTATCCTCTAACAGTAGTGTTCCACTTAATGTATATTTCAAAGGAGTTAAGTCAACCATATTGAGTGATTTTCCCGCATCAAACTTTTTTTGTAGGTCATTGACAATATCACTAACACGAGTGAATAAAGCACTGATTGCATTATCATACTGGCTTTTTCCAGTTGTGGAATCAATAATTCTTTTATTTATATTATTAAGTTCTGTCAGTAGAGACTTGTAGTTAACATTGTTTTCTTCAAATTCTTTTAGAGAGTCTTTCAATTTGCATTTACGTTCATACTCTGGCGTACCTTTTTTAAAATAGACTCTAGTCTTACCTTGAGATTCACCCATCAGCTTTTCTTTTTCTTTGATTTGTTGAAGTTCCTCTTTGATATTTGTTATATTGTTTGCTGAATTCAACTTGCAAATGCAACAGAATTCTGATTAATAATTTGTTTAAATTTTTCGTTTGGCGTGAGGTATCCAAGTCTTTTACGAGGTCGATTATTGAGTTTATTTTCAATCCACTTAATCTGTTTGTTGGTTACTTCACTAAAGTCCTTACCCTTTGGGATATACTGCCTGATAAGCCCGTTGGTGTTTTCATTGGCACCACGTTCCCATGAGTGGTATGGTTTGCAAAAATAGAATTTTATTTCCAATTTTTGCGCAATTTCCTCGTGCTTTGCAAACTCCTTTCCATTGTCAGCCGTAATTGTGTGTATTAAGTTTTTCACTTTCCGCAGTGCCCATACTGCAATCTTAGCTACCGGGATGGCTTCTTTTCCCGACAACTTGCGTATCCAGACCCTGCTTGTTGCTCTGTCGTTAATGGTAAGAATGGCACCTTTGTGGTTCTTACCAATAATTGTATCTATCTCTAAATCACCAAATCTCTCCTTCAGTTCCACTATCTCGGGACGCTCATCAATATCCACCCTGCCTGGGATAAATCCTCGCCCTGCATTTTTAGAACCACGTTTGGCATACCTGCGACCTTGTCTGCGAAGATATTTGTGCAGTTTGCCACCCCGCCGCTTATCCTCCCAAATCCAGCGATATATCGTTTCGTGAGATACCATCGCAATTCCCTCCAAGCGGCTCCTGCCGACAATCTGCTCCGGGCTGAATCCTTTCTTCAACAGCTTTATTATCCGTTTTCTCATTGCCGGTGTAAGCACTTCCTTGCGATGTTTTTGCTGCTTGCGCCTGTCTGCTTTTCGCTGGGCAAGCTCCATGCTATAGCTACCACTTCGGGCGTCGCAATTGCGCTTTATCTCCCTGTAAACAGTGCTTTTATCTACTCCGATAGCTTCCGCTATTGCTTTTTTGCTCATCGGTATTTGCAACATCATAGAAATTGCATACCTTTGTTCCTCGGTTATATGTTTGCTCATCTGCAACTTTTTTTTCTTTGGACGGACAATTAAAGCAAAGATAGCAAACTTTATCCATTCAGAGTGAGAGAAAGGGGGACATTGTCTCTCTTTCCTCTCTGAAAAATAAATGTTTTTATTGCTTATTATCCGCACCCAAAAAGTTGCATTTATAAGTTGAACTCAAGAGTTGTTAATGTATGGCATTAGGCTTAGGCCAAGTTTAGTCAATGAATATTCAACCCTTGGGGGTACTTCTCCATAAACAATTCGTTTGATTATACCATCTGTTTCAAGATTTTTTAGGGTATCAGATAATACTTTGGGGGAAATGTCAGGAATAGCTTTCTGAATCTGATTGAAACGCGTACACTCGTTTTCAGACAGAATACATAATATAATTACAGGCCATTTTCCTGAAAATCGTGATATGATATTTCTTATTGGACATTCATCCAAGTTCGAATATTTTTTTAGATTTTCTTTTAACTCTATCTTGCTCATACTCAAAAAAACTATTCAAAAAGTAACCAGCTTACAATTAAGTAACCTCTTGTTTTATATGTATTTACATATTAACTTTGCACTATCAAAAAGATAGTTATTATCAAATGCAAAGATACTGTTTAATTTAAATTATCGCAATTATGAGTCTATTAAAATTAATGCCGGCGATAAATTCGCCCATGTTTCTGTTGGGAATCTGCAGCACTTTGAAGGGAAACAATTTGTAAAAGAAGCAACTGAGGCCAATTCCTGTGAAATCTCATTTGGCTCTCTCCCTTCAGGAGAATCTGTTCCGTTCTTCCATACCCATGAGAATAACGAAGAGAACTATATTATTCTTTCCGGTTCAGGGAAGTTTCAGGTAAATGATTCTGTTTTTGATATTTCCGAAGGTTCGGTGGTTCGTGTTTCAACACACTGTGACCGTTGCTTGAAATGTACCTCAGATGCACCAATGCTATATCTCTGTATTCAAGCCAAAGAAAACAGTCTCGGAGGTTACACATTGGACGATGCAGCCATTACCGAGCGAGTGAGCCTTCTATAGGGATGCTAAGTCAGTTTCATTTATTATTTGCTATACTATGAGCTGATAAAAATAAAAGGGTATTGAACTTATGTCGATACCCTTTTTTATTTTTGACTAAAAAAACTAAACTAAGCTAAGCAGAATTTATATATAAGGTGCAAATTACAGAAGTAATTTACTTGTCTGTTAGAAAGGATTCTTGTTTTAGTTGAGTCAAATCCATTCCACCTTTTTCATGCAGTACGTTCCATACGGCATCTGCATGTGTGCCAATCAAACTAATGTCCATATTGAAGATGTATTCTAAAAACGATGCAAAGGTAGTGCTTTTCGTGCTGATTTACAAGCAAAAAACGGGGTTGTTTGATGTTTGTTTGAAGTACATTGCGTATCTTTGTGCGTTTTTAAAGAATCTAGAAATGACGAAAGCAGAATTATGTAAGAGTATATCCGCAAAGACCGGATGTGATGCCCAAACCGTACTGGCAGTAGTGGAGAGTTTGATGGTGGAAGTGAAGGAATCGCTGGAAAAGGGAGAGAATGTTTATCTACGTGGCTTCGGCAGTTTTATTGTGAAGCAGCGTGCGGAAAAGACGGCGCGTAACATCTCCAAGAATACCACCGTGATTGTGCCGGCTCACAACATCCCGGCATTCAAACCTGCCAAAGAATTTGTGAAGCTGGTGAGCAAACTGGAGGATTAATGGCTGTTTGCAAAGGATAACCATAAAAGCGAGTCAGAAAACGGCTCTCTTTTATGGTTTTTTCTTACATGGGCATTTGCACTACTTTATTTCAACAGCTTCCAGTAGCCGGCTTTGGTCGGACCAATATGCTCTACAACATGTTTCAATTCTTCGATGTCGCGATGAATGGTACGCGCATTGACACCTAACTTGTCTGCCATTTCCTCCATTGTAATCCTCGAATTCTTCCTGATCAACGAGACTATCGCTTGATGGCGCTTATTCTTTTTAGAATTTTCTTTCTTGTCTGTCGGCTTTTCAAGAGAAATATTCAAATCGTCTTCATCGTTAGTGGAAATGGTTTCTTGGGACATTTGTCCGTTTCTTGGGACATTTTCCGCAGTTTCTTGGGACATTTTCTCATTTCTTGGGACATTTTCCACGGTTTCTTGGGACATTTCCATATAGGTAATGGAAAAGATGAACTGCGAGCCGTTGACGATTTCCACTTTGTAGTCGGGATAGTACAAGGGGGCATAGCGCAAGATATTACGGGTACCGGAGCCCATATCTTCCACCCAGGACAACTCATGGAACACGCGCACCAGCAGCGGATTCTTGGTGTAGTTGCTCAATTCCTGCAGTGTGAGTTCGCCTTCGGGAATCTCCGGAAGCAGACGAGTGGGGTTCTTCGTGATTACCCGGTCTTTGAACACATGATAGAAGCAGGCATAACCTGTACTGAAATCACTGTGTACGCAAAGGTTGGCCACAATTTCACGGAAGAGGTCCCAGCGCAGGTCTTCCCGTTGGGTAGTCCCTTCTGGCAAGTAGAACTTGTTCGGCAGGTAGCGTTCCGTAAACTGCGTCAGTCGGTCATAGACCTTGATCAGGTTACAGCGCATGGTGATGCGATCGTCGTACCGACTGGGGAAACGCTTGATGTCATTGTATTCCTCGTAGGTACACATGTGAAACAGCGCCTCGAAGCGGTAACGGGGCATATACTCTTCAATGGCTTCTTCCTTGCCAAACAGAATGAGTGCAGCATACTTCAACTTCAGTTTTCCGGTTTCCCTTTCTTTCTTGGCCAGACGGGTATGAAGCAGTATATCTTCATCTGTCAGCTGCAGCCAGGGATGGTTCGGCTTGATGACTGCCAGGATATTACGGCAATACTGGAAAGTATCACTGTCCAGATCTTCCAGTGTCAGTTCTTCTACAATCCTTTCTTCAAAAAGATGCGGATTCTTTCGTTCAAAGAGCGAAAGCAGCAATTCCGGCTGGTCGGTCACATCAATGTCTGCATCTCCATTGCGGTCCCAGTATTTCCCCTTGTAGCGGTAAACGTATTGTCCGCAAGGAATGTCCAGATACAGGACCACCTTCCCCTCAACGGTCAGTATTTGCGGTGTGAAGTAGGGACAGGGCAAGAACAAATCCGGATTCTTGATGGCGGTAATGATATTCCCCTGCAGGGTGGTAGCCTTGTCTGGATTTACTCCGGCAATCTCACCATTATCCTTGACTCCCACCAGAATGTGGCCACCACTATGGTTCAGAAAGGAGCAGACGGTTTCATACAATGAATCAGAAATCTGTTCATAGCATGTCTTGTATTCTATTTGAACATTCTCTCCAGCTTGGGAGAGCTTGATAAATTGGTCTTCTCTCATGAGGTTCGGTAACTTGTTTACAGATATATATATTGCATGGTCCTATCATTGAGGCCCAAGATACAAAGATAATTCTATTCCCTGAATCTTCGAAATAAAACGGTCTTTATATCATGGGGGTTAATCCTATCAGTTATCTTATATCTCGGAATCATCTTCACTGTTTTCCGTAATCACTTCCGTTTCCAGATCCAGTCCGAACATCTCCTTGAGTTGCAGGTAGTCGAAGCAAAGCGCTTTGGGGCGGTTCACCTTCGGACTCTGGATAACCTTTCCGTCTTTCACAACCGTCACGCAATCCGGGTTACCACTGGGCAGCAGGATGTAGAAGCGGTCCTGCTTGGTGCCCAGAAAGGCCGGATGGGATTTGAGGTATGACAGAACGGTGGACCAGGACGAACGGTTGGCCGTGATGTTCTGGGTGGAGTTCCGGCTGCTGAACAGCGAAGAGATGGCTGCCATGTTCAGGTAGAGTATCGGACGGGCTTCCATGAACTCCATATCTTCCTTGACATTCATCGGACGGAACTTCTTGAGATAGCGGATGTTGAAGTGTACTTTTTCTGTACACTTTCCGATGGACTGCCAGCCCTGGAGCATGTTCCAGAAGTCGGCCACTTCGGAACTTTCCTGGGCCAGTTCGTTCTGGTTGCGCATGCCGTTGACCGTGGTTTCCAGCATCTGGGCGTAACTAAAGGGAAGATGCAAGGCGGATTCCAGCGTGCGCAGTGTGGCCAACGGAATAATCCAGTTTCCGAAGATACGGTCATGGATGCCTTCCTGTTCCATCTGGATGGCAAGTTCCCGCTTGGTGAGGGAATACATGTCGGGAAAGTTCTTCTCAAACAGCTCCCGATGTTTCAGAATGTCGAGGGTCAAGTGGGTCAGGCCCAGGTTGCAGATGGACTGCAGTTCCTCGTAATGCTTTTTCTCCAGGACGCTGAACGAGGTCTTGGTGTAAGCCAGGAAAAGAACACGGGTATAGAGCGCCATATCCTGCGTCGGCTTTTCCTGCCCGCAGATGACGACTCCCGTGCTGACGATGGTCTGAGAGGCCATGCCGTCCGTGTTGGTGTTCTTCTTGGTCTGGCCGCCACCGCCCCAAAGACCTTTGAGGAAAGCAATCTTGCGCACATCGAGGTCGTTCTTGTATTCGTCAAAAACAACCAGGGTGTTGACCGCCTGCGATACCCGGTCGTTCATGGCCGGAACGGAGGCCACACCCATGTTGGGCGGTTCCACGTCATGGAGGAAGAAGGCCTGCAGGCTGGTGGCCAGCGTGGTCTTACCGGTACCTTTCTCACCGAACAGGTTCAGGATGGGGAAATGCCGGGTGCGTTTATAGACCACGTCCCGGAAGAGGGTGGCAATTAGGTAGCCGAAAGCGATGCGGGAATTGTTGCCAAAGACTTCCGTCAGCTTTTCCACGAAAGAGCGGAGAAGCACGCCGTTGCTCTTTCGGTGCACCATCAGTCGTTCAAATTGGTAGATTTCCGCATTGTCCCGGTAGATTTTAGAAGTGGCGGGAATGTAATAGGCATGGTGGCTGTCATCCTGGATGATGCCCATTTCGTCGGCTTCATGAAAGACACCGTGCTGAAAGATGCCGTTGCCGAACGCAAAGAACTCCTTGCTCTCGTTCCATCCGAGCTTGCGGATTCGCTCGGCCGTCTGGGTGCGGGCATACAGGAACTCCTTGACGTTGTTGAGTTTGTCTATCTTGCCCAGCCATACGTAATTGCCGACCGAACCTATCTTCTGCTGGAAGTTGGAGATGGAGCACATTTCGGATTCTTTCAACTCGATGATGCAGCTGTCCCGAAAGGAATTGAACAGCCGGAACAGGCGGACACCGTTGCATTCGTCATGGATGTGGAACAGGGGTTCCATCCGAAAGTTGGAAAGGCGGATGGGGTCTTCATCATCCTTGCCCAGGCAATAGTAGCAGTTGTTGCGGACAAACAGGTTGAGCTGCCGGAGTGCATCGGTCTCTTCCTGCTGTTTGTCCATCATGGTCGGCTGCTTGGCCCTCTTGGCCTGGTTGCGGGCC is part of the Parabacteroides sp. AD58 genome and harbors:
- a CDS encoding DNA primase, which codes for MISEGTLDKVRELPIESIVEPYVKLSRDGRLNMKGLCPFHSEKTPSFSLNLSKNLYHCFGCNRGGDGIRFIMEKENLSFTDAVHFLAKQHGIPVDYEKEEEQSGEAVAEQKHKESLLATLDILQTFFVDSLRLATTEDSRNARCYAYNRWPEDFCSEAGLGYAPKDSNAFRDFCQQKGLKEELLFELGMLKRKEDGTSYSMFRERIMIPIRNRWGRIIAYTARYIGANPNAPKYINSATSVLYTKGETLFGIDRAFRLRDAENFIIVEGAPDALRLQSIGLENTVASLGTSWNENQLNLLKRYKSSLCFIPDSDVAPEGQYGPGFKAVMECGTLAIRKGFHATVKELPFGTRELTEEELQEKYEGAIPKDAQREVLVKNDADSYILSEEIYRNLREKHFIVWLAEKQFATASSLLREINCVNQIADLLRYVKDQFVYEQCIEQLSKIYGKARLWKDAVTQARNQAKRAKQPTMMDKQQEETDALRQLNLFVRNNCYYCLGKDDEDPIRLSNFRMEPLFHIHDECNGVRLFRLFNSFRDSCIIELKESEMCSISNFQQKIGSVGNYVWLGKIDKLNNVKEFLYARTQTAERIRKLGWNESKEFFAFGNGIFQHGVFHEADEMGIIQDDSHHAYYIPATSKIYRDNAEIYQFERLMVHRKSNGVLLRSFVEKLTEVFGNNSRIAFGYLIATLFRDVVYKRTRHFPILNLFGEKGTGKTTLATSLQAFFLHDVEPPNMGVASVPAMNDRVSQAVNTLVVFDEYKNDLDVRKIAFLKGLWGGGGQTKKNTNTDGMASQTIVSTGVVICGQEKPTQDMALYTRVLFLAYTKTSFSVLEKKHYEELQSICNLGLTHLTLDILKHRELFEKNFPDMYSLTKRELAIQMEQEGIHDRIFGNWIIPLATLRTLESALHLPFSYAQMLETTVNGMRNQNELAQESSEVADFWNMLQGWQSIGKCTEKVHFNIRYLKKFRPMNVKEDMEFMEARPILYLNMAAISSLFSSRNSTQNITANRSSWSTVLSYLKSHPAFLGTKQDRFYILLPSGNPDCVTVVKDGKVIQSPKVNRPKALCFDYLQLKEMFGLDLETEVITENSEDDSEI
- a CDS encoding cupin domain-containing protein, whose protein sequence is MSFGSLPSGESVPFFHTHENNEENYIILSGSGKFQVNDSVFDISEGSVVRVSTHCDRCLKCTSDAPMLYLCIQAKENSLGGYTLDDAAITERVSLL
- a CDS encoding HU family DNA-binding protein, which gives rise to MTKAELCKSISAKTGCDAQTVLAVVESLMVEVKESLEKGENVYLRGFGSFIVKQRAEKTARNISKNTTVIVPAHNIPAFKPAKEFVKLVSKLED
- a CDS encoding RNA-binding domain-containing protein; amino-acid sequence: MREDQFIKLSQAGENVQIEYKTCYEQISDSLYETVCSFLNHSGGHILVGVKDNGEIAGVNPDKATTLQGNIITAIKNPDLFLPCPYFTPQILTVEGKVVLYLDIPCGQYVYRYKGKYWDRNGDADIDVTDQPELLLSLFERKNPHLFEERIVEELTLEDLDSDTFQYCRNILAVIKPNHPWLQLTDEDILLHTRLAKKERETGKLKLKYAALILFGKEEAIEEYMPRYRFEALFHMCTYEEYNDIKRFPSRYDDRITMRCNLIKVYDRLTQFTERYLPNKFYLPEGTTQREDLRWDLFREIVANLCVHSDFSTGYACFYHVFKDRVITKNPTRLLPEIPEGELTLQELSNYTKNPLLVRVFHELSWVEDMGSGTRNILRYAPLYYPDYKVEIVNGSQFIFSITYMEMSQETVENVPRNEKMSQETAENVPRNGQMSQETISTNDEDDLNISLEKPTDKKENSKKNKRHQAIVSLIRKNSRITMEEMADKLGVNARTIHRDIEELKHVVEHIGPTKAGYWKLLK
- a CDS encoding winged helix-turn-helix transcriptional regulator, with amino-acid sequence MSKIELKENLKKYSNLDECPIRNIISRFSGKWPVIILCILSENECTRFNQIQKAIPDISPKVLSDTLKNLETDGIIKRIVYGEVPPRVEYSLTKLGLSLMPYINNS
- a CDS encoding glycoside hydrolase family 88 protein, with the protein product MKNFLLLCVLSAAGLLLSACTSEPKEEPIGSVIERGLKTATDQALPMTKELENQEGKLPKSMKDGKLETSDYSWWCSGFFPGELWYLYEANPTPELKKYAELYTARVEKAKTITNNHDVGFMLNCSYGNGYRLTGNPKYKEVMIEGAHSLATRYNPQLGLMRSWDSDKQKWQYAVIIDNMMNLEFLMWAGRATGDSTFTQMAISHADKTMANHFRPDYSSYHVVSYDTLTAQPHIKQTHQGYADESAWARGQAWALYGYTMMYREAKKQAYLEQANHIAQFLMNHPNMPADKIPYWDFDCPDIPHTVRDASAAAIMASALIELSQFNPNDFGKQCLNFAEQQIRSLTSPAYLATPGTNANFAIMHCTGHLPGNSEVDVPLSYADYYYVEALLRLRNVLNIG
- a CDS encoding IS30-like element IS4351 family transposase, with the protein product MSKHITEEQRYAISMMLQIPMSKKAIAEAIGVDKSTVYREIKRNCDARSGSYSMELAQRKADRRKQQKHRKEVLTPAMRKRIIKLLKKGFSPEQIVGRSRLEGIAMVSHETIYRWIWEDKRRGGKLHKYLRRQGRRYAKRGSKNAGRGFIPGRVDIDERPEIVELKERFGDLEIDTIIGKNHKGAILTINDRATSRVWIRKLSGKEAIPVAKIAVWALRKVKNLIHTITADNGKEFAKHEEIAQKLEIKFYFCKPYHSWERGANENTNGLIRQYIPKGKDFSEVTNKQIKWIENKLNNRPRKRLGYLTPNEKFKQIINQNSVAFAS